In the Candidatus Bathyarchaeota archaeon genome, one interval contains:
- a CDS encoding phenylalanine--tRNA ligase beta subunit-related protein, which translates to MWLQVSPKLAARFPGLRAKTIRMEDVEVHRQSVELEAFKIEVIANAQARWTLDQLREHPRFRAYRDFFWRVGVDPTKIRPASEALLRRVLRGRRLPMINTFVDVYNLASVESAIPLAAFDEERLSGTLYLREAAVGEEFLGIGMATPVVLGGGEPVIEDGKKLVAIYPYRDAEVCKITKATRDVQLLICGVPNITEALLSNASRVVIEWITRFCGGSQT; encoded by the coding sequence ATGTGGCTTCAAGTTTCCCCCAAACTCGCTGCAAGGTTCCCTGGGCTTCGCGCCAAAACAATCAGGATGGAAGACGTCGAAGTCCACCGCCAGTCTGTTGAGCTTGAGGCATTCAAGATCGAGGTCATAGCGAATGCGCAGGCGAGATGGACACTGGACCAGCTCCGAGAGCATCCCCGGTTCAGGGCCTATAGGGACTTTTTCTGGAGGGTAGGGGTGGACCCCACAAAAATCAGGCCTGCCTCCGAAGCGCTCCTCAGAAGAGTGCTGAGGGGTCGCCGGCTCCCTATGATAAACACCTTTGTTGACGTCTACAATCTTGCTTCGGTCGAGTCCGCGATTCCTCTTGCGGCTTTCGACGAGGAGAGGCTCTCAGGCACTCTCTACCTGAGGGAAGCTGCTGTAGGGGAGGAGTTCCTTGGGATTGGGATGGCGACGCCCGTTGTTCTGGGTGGGGGGGAGCCCGTTATTGAGGATGGTAAGAAGCTGGTGGCCATCTATCCATATCGAGACGCTGAGGTGTGTAAAATCACCAAGGCCACGAGGGATGTACAGCTGTTGATCTGTGGCGTCCCTAATATCACCGAGGCCCTCCTCTCTAACGCCAGCAGGGTCGTCATTGAGTGGATTACTCGGTTCTGCGGCGGTTCTCAGACCTAG
- the rtcA gene encoding RNA 3'-terminal phosphate cyclase, giving the protein MDYSVLRRFSDLGGLLIIEVDGSMMEGGGQILRMALSYSALLGVPTRVHNIRQGRSRPGLRPQHLKTAEAVALMCKGEATGLRIGSSEITLLPGPISGGNFEVDIGTAGSITLLLQCLTPLTAFAGAPTSLVVHGGTNVRWSPPMPIMENVTWAALESMGFQGSLSVKREGFYPKGGGLVSADFKSVESLAPLIAKGQRVSAEQGVSICGKLPGHVAERQMGAAKARLRAAGMDAHIDVRVKLGRESPLSPGSVICLWVSESPGIFIGSSSMGERGKPAEQVGEEAVDAFLYEVRSGAAVDRFTGDNLILWCSLAEGESDFTVSQLTKHTETAVELAQIFTGATIRVDSMENGARIRIKGTGLRNPYID; this is encoded by the coding sequence GTGGATTACTCGGTTCTGCGGCGGTTCTCAGACCTAGGAGGATTACTCATAATCGAGGTGGATGGTTCAATGATGGAGGGGGGCGGTCAGATCCTCCGGATGGCGCTGAGTTACAGCGCTCTGTTGGGAGTTCCGACGAGGGTCCACAACATCAGACAAGGGAGGAGTCGTCCCGGCCTTAGACCTCAACACCTCAAGACAGCAGAGGCTGTTGCCCTAATGTGCAAGGGTGAGGCTACAGGTCTGAGAATCGGATCCTCAGAGATAACGCTCCTGCCCGGCCCCATTTCGGGTGGAAACTTCGAGGTTGATATTGGTACAGCAGGTAGCATTACCCTATTGCTCCAGTGTCTAACCCCCCTTACCGCTTTTGCAGGAGCTCCCACAAGCCTTGTGGTCCATGGGGGCACTAATGTCAGATGGTCTCCTCCGATGCCTATCATGGAGAACGTGACCTGGGCCGCTTTAGAGTCAATGGGATTCCAGGGATCGCTCTCCGTGAAGAGAGAGGGTTTTTATCCTAAGGGTGGTGGGCTTGTTTCTGCAGATTTTAAATCTGTGGAGAGTCTTGCCCCGCTGATTGCTAAAGGTCAAAGAGTCTCAGCCGAACAAGGCGTCTCGATCTGCGGTAAACTCCCGGGTCACGTTGCTGAAAGACAAATGGGCGCGGCCAAAGCCCGGTTGAGGGCGGCTGGAATGGATGCCCACATTGATGTCAGGGTTAAATTAGGCAGGGAATCGCCGTTGTCTCCAGGGAGCGTCATTTGCCTGTGGGTTAGTGAGAGCCCAGGCATCTTCATTGGATCAAGCTCAATGGGGGAGAGGGGGAAGCCAGCAGAACAGGTTGGGGAGGAAGCAGTAGATGCATTTCTATATGAGGTTAGATCCGGTGCCGCCGTGGACCGCTTTACAGGTGACAACCTGATCCTCTGGTGCTCACTTGCAGAAGGAGAGTCGGATTTCACCGTGAGTCAGCTAACGAAGCACACTGAGACCGCTGTTGAGCTGGCCCAGATCTTTACAGGTGCAACTATCCGGGTAGATTCCATGGAAAACGGCGCTCGCATCCGGATAAAAGGGACCGGGCTCAGGAACCCATACATCGACTGA
- a CDS encoding DEAD/DEAH box helicase family protein, with protein sequence MIVLRFERGTVVAEGGAIPFGVRDASSGNYRASAHLHDVIVKRLASKGVEFRDEAVANLPLSPLSSNFKLRDYQDEALRAWRQAGRRGVVVLPTGAGKTVLALKAIEELGKATLVVVPTLVLVDQWRERLKEAFGIDVGVLGGGHRDVRAITVSTYDSAAIQAPTIGNRFCLIVLDEVHHLPAPSYRRIGFMYTAPHRLGLTATLSKKEGAADAIMEMVGELVYETFVDDLAGVHLSDYSVCTVRVPLSEVEQLEYDRRFSQYRGYLQRRGIKIRSAKDYQRFVQRTGRDPEARRALLARNRAMDLAQNSSSKVVYLKGLLEENQDEKAIIFTRHNKLVYRVSRSMLIPAITHQTPREERQEILAGFKEGRYLRVVTSQVLDEGVDVPDASLAVILSGTGSGRQFIQRLGRVLRKKGGKKAKLVELVSMGTAETRASRRRKQ encoded by the coding sequence TTGATAGTCCTTAGATTTGAGCGGGGAACAGTAGTTGCGGAGGGCGGAGCCATTCCCTTTGGTGTGCGCGATGCCAGTAGCGGCAACTATCGTGCCTCTGCTCACCTGCACGACGTGATCGTCAAACGCCTGGCCTCGAAAGGTGTGGAGTTTCGGGATGAGGCCGTGGCAAACTTACCCCTTAGCCCTCTTTCCTCTAACTTCAAGCTCAGAGACTACCAGGATGAGGCTCTAAGAGCTTGGAGGCAGGCCGGACGCAGAGGGGTGGTGGTTCTTCCCACCGGCGCTGGGAAGACAGTGCTGGCGTTGAAGGCAATCGAGGAGCTGGGTAAGGCCACTCTCGTTGTAGTTCCAACCCTAGTCCTCGTAGATCAGTGGAGGGAGAGGCTAAAGGAGGCTTTCGGGATCGATGTGGGCGTCTTGGGGGGAGGGCATAGGGATGTACGAGCCATCACCGTATCCACATATGATTCAGCTGCTATCCAGGCCCCTACCATAGGGAACAGATTCTGTCTTATTGTTCTGGACGAGGTTCATCACCTCCCTGCCCCGAGCTATAGACGAATAGGGTTCATGTATACTGCACCCCACCGTTTGGGCCTCACCGCGACCTTGAGCAAGAAAGAGGGTGCGGCGGATGCCATAATGGAGATGGTTGGGGAGCTGGTATATGAGACCTTCGTGGATGACCTGGCTGGGGTGCACCTCTCTGACTACTCGGTCTGCACTGTTCGAGTGCCCCTTTCTGAGGTGGAGCAACTGGAGTATGACCGGAGGTTCTCGCAATACAGAGGCTATCTCCAGAGGCGGGGCATAAAGATCCGGAGTGCAAAGGACTACCAGCGATTCGTGCAGAGGACCGGAAGGGATCCTGAAGCGAGACGGGCACTCCTCGCGAGAAATAGGGCGATGGACCTTGCCCAGAACTCATCTAGCAAGGTGGTTTATCTGAAGGGGCTCCTAGAGGAGAACCAGGACGAGAAAGCCATCATATTCACCCGGCACAACAAGTTGGTTTACCGCGTCAGCCGGTCTATGCTGATCCCAGCAATCACCCATCAGACACCAAGAGAGGAGCGGCAAGAGATCCTGGCGGGGTTCAAGGAGGGGCGTTACCTACGAGTGGTGACGAGCCAAGTCCTAGACGAGGGGGTGGATGTCCCAGACGCCTCTCTTGCAGTCATCCTGAGCGGGACGGGAAGTGGAAGACAGTTTATCCAACGCCTCGGGAGGGTGCTCAGGAAGAAGGGAGGAAAAAAGGCGAAGCTTGTGGAGCTCGTCTCGATGGGGACCGCTGAGACTCGGGCCAGCAGGAGGCGGAAGCAATGA
- a CDS encoding DUF790 family protein: MMLDSEHIRVRRRKGTMKPIYASEEELGLAKTLISVYRDSVEKARRELRGAVSGCEELGYNYKLVRGLSSLLEERCAFESREVISPLEARNALFGDAGRTVVATEKGRNRVMANTAFRLGISTLELEQSLYADLDDEKILAEFNEPESHDLLKEYNFALTIAVIAHGKRLEVSYNGSDGRLEDAMDKLGKSRVSRSGGVSRLVVEWRPSNRSGYRGALIELVISRLLQLKGWALSVAVIFPLKVGRAYRLELRGDVEGGMLSANSTGENLLIPEVQRTSPPFLRSAPPSKVKSSGGVIIVDDVARKMRLTESEVRMMYREENLLDLGGVLISREKKEETLKALGGASDMKFDAVRVMLKRLGVKQPVPVLEALGFEIEWNRDRKESLVYRLKRGG, translated from the coding sequence ATGATGCTCGACTCTGAACATATCCGGGTAAGGCGGAGGAAGGGAACCATGAAGCCTATTTATGCCTCTGAGGAGGAGCTGGGCCTCGCGAAGACCCTAATCTCAGTGTACCGAGATTCCGTGGAAAAGGCTCGGAGAGAGCTGAGAGGGGCTGTCTCGGGATGTGAGGAGCTGGGATACAACTATAAGTTAGTTAGGGGGCTTTCCTCACTTCTGGAGGAGAGGTGTGCCTTCGAGAGCAGGGAGGTTATATCTCCCCTCGAGGCAAGGAACGCGCTCTTCGGCGATGCGGGTCGAACAGTTGTCGCCACCGAGAAGGGAAGGAACCGGGTCATGGCCAACACTGCCTTCCGGCTTGGGATCTCTACCCTCGAGCTAGAGCAGAGTCTCTATGCTGATCTCGATGATGAGAAGATACTGGCAGAATTTAATGAGCCTGAGTCCCATGACCTGTTGAAGGAGTACAATTTTGCCCTCACGATAGCCGTGATTGCCCATGGAAAACGGCTCGAGGTTAGTTACAATGGCAGTGATGGTAGACTAGAGGACGCAATGGATAAACTTGGGAAGAGCAGAGTCTCGAGGTCCGGCGGGGTATCGAGGCTTGTCGTGGAATGGAGACCTAGTAACCGGAGTGGTTACCGGGGGGCACTCATCGAATTGGTCATTTCAAGGTTGTTACAGTTGAAGGGGTGGGCACTTTCAGTGGCAGTAATATTCCCGTTAAAAGTGGGACGGGCTTATAGGCTAGAGCTTAGAGGGGACGTCGAGGGGGGGATGCTGAGTGCAAACTCCACGGGGGAGAACCTCCTCATCCCGGAGGTACAACGCACTTCTCCCCCCTTCCTCCGATCCGCCCCCCCCTCAAAAGTGAAGTCTAGTGGGGGGGTTATCATTGTGGATGATGTTGCCCGGAAGATGAGACTCACAGAGTCAGAGGTCAGAATGATGTATCGTGAGGAGAATCTTCTCGATCTAGGGGGAGTGCTAATCTCCCGGGAGAAGAAGGAGGAGACTCTTAAGGCACTTGGAGGAGCATCTGATATGAAGTTCGATGCCGTGAGGGTTATGTTGAAAAGACTCGGGGTCAAGCAGCCCGTGCCAGTCCTCGAGGCGTTGGGATTCGAGATCGAGTGGAACCGAGACCGTAAGGAGAGCTTGGTATACCGTCTGAAACGGGGTGGTTGA
- the psmB gene encoding archaeal proteasome endopeptidase complex subunit beta gives MGYQNIQGATVVGLRCSDGVVLAAEKRVSWGRMVASRHGKKVFQITPNMGLAFAGLVSDMQAMTREVTAYANLYDLEHNREITVRSMAKLISNMLFQRRMMPLLMESVVGGVDIDGPTLFSMDPVGSLIPDPFITAGSGAPIAMGLVEAKYSESMDLEAGAKLALDAIRSAVARDVVSGDGVDILLIRRDETEERTHTTKS, from the coding sequence ATGGGTTATCAGAACATACAAGGAGCCACCGTGGTGGGCCTCAGGTGCAGCGACGGTGTGGTGCTGGCCGCGGAGAAGCGGGTGAGCTGGGGTCGGATGGTGGCGAGCAGGCACGGGAAGAAAGTGTTCCAGATCACCCCGAATATGGGACTAGCCTTCGCGGGGCTGGTCTCTGATATGCAAGCAATGACCCGGGAAGTCACCGCTTACGCTAATTTATATGACTTAGAGCACAACCGGGAGATAACTGTGAGGTCAATGGCTAAATTGATCTCAAATATGCTTTTCCAGAGGCGAATGATGCCTCTACTCATGGAGTCTGTAGTGGGGGGAGTCGACATTGACGGTCCAACGCTCTTTTCCATGGACCCTGTGGGGAGCCTGATACCTGACCCCTTCATCACCGCGGGGAGTGGTGCGCCTATCGCGATGGGATTGGTAGAGGCCAAATACTCTGAGTCAATGGATCTAGAGGCTGGAGCCAAGCTTGCGCTGGATGCGATCAGGTCCGCTGTGGCCAGGGACGTGGTCTCCGGTGACGGCGTGGATATATTGTTAATCCGAAGGGATGAGACCGAGGAAAGAACCCACACTACAAAGTCCTGA
- a CDS encoding reductive dehalogenase, whose amino-acid sequence MAKTRNFNENYPVKDFYMRFDQRDTAFGQRLKRTGSIVNFGGDEDKTERINQGISGFSLVDYAFNSAAGMYETLPGKHDSQGTGFYSWEPLGVARKPEGVLRWEGTPEKAAKIIVKAAKYFGAAGIGFTNIDKRWVYTYARFGREIVFEDVEEGYLTDKKAVIPESHKWVIALTVPMEYEETRYSPTRLEVATAMGYSRMHLLAGHVAEFIRGLGYHAIPCGNDTALSVPIAIQAGLGHLGRHGRLITWERGPLVRICKIFTDIPLPQSPQAPGGIIEYCEVCKKCAKHCPSQAIAHGPREWMGHKGFNNSGALKWYSNAEKCLDYWHEIGHGCNNCFMVCSFTKPSGLKHSVIKWFIRNVPLLNRLWVWADNAMGYGKMKDPIKYWEQTL is encoded by the coding sequence ATGGCAAAGACCCGAAACTTCAATGAGAACTACCCCGTCAAGGACTTTTACATGAGGTTCGACCAGAGGGACACCGCTTTCGGGCAGCGTCTAAAAAGAACCGGGAGTATCGTGAACTTTGGGGGAGACGAGGACAAAACTGAGCGGATCAACCAGGGCATTTCCGGTTTTTCTCTGGTAGATTATGCCTTCAACTCCGCTGCTGGAATGTATGAAACCCTTCCAGGGAAGCACGACTCCCAGGGAACAGGTTTCTACTCTTGGGAACCCTTGGGAGTAGCCAGAAAGCCTGAGGGAGTCCTCCGTTGGGAAGGAACACCTGAGAAGGCAGCGAAGATAATTGTCAAGGCCGCAAAATATTTTGGTGCCGCTGGTATCGGGTTCACGAATATCGATAAGCGATGGGTCTACACCTACGCTAGGTTTGGGAGGGAGATTGTCTTTGAAGACGTCGAGGAGGGCTATCTCACTGATAAAAAAGCAGTGATCCCAGAGAGCCACAAATGGGTCATTGCCCTCACCGTTCCCATGGAGTATGAGGAAACGAGGTACAGCCCCACCCGGCTAGAGGTCGCCACCGCGATGGGGTACAGCAGAATGCATCTACTTGCAGGTCATGTCGCCGAGTTCATTAGAGGCCTCGGTTACCACGCAATCCCCTGTGGCAACGACACTGCTCTTAGCGTCCCCATCGCAATCCAAGCTGGTCTGGGCCATTTGGGACGTCACGGCCGCCTTATCACCTGGGAGCGAGGCCCCTTGGTTCGGATCTGCAAGATTTTTACAGATATACCCCTTCCCCAGAGTCCCCAGGCCCCCGGGGGCATCATCGAATACTGTGAGGTCTGTAAAAAGTGTGCAAAACACTGCCCTAGTCAAGCGATCGCCCATGGTCCTCGGGAGTGGATGGGACACAAGGGGTTCAATAATTCCGGAGCACTCAAGTGGTACAGCAACGCTGAAAAGTGCCTTGACTATTGGCATGAGATAGGACATGGATGTAATAACTGCTTTATGGTCTGCAGCTTTACAAAGCCCTCGGGGCTCAAGCATTCCGTGATAAAGTGGTTTATCAGAAACGTCCCGCTCCTGAATCGTTTATGGGTCTGGGCTGATAACGCCATGGGCTACGGTAAAATGAAGGATCCGATAAAATACTGGGAGCAAACCCTATGA
- a CDS encoding class I tRNA ligase family protein, with amino-acid sequence MIFKQLDSKVDLASMDREVMDFWNSNRIYEKRVATQAGRQPWTFIDGPITANNPMGVHHAWGRTYKDLWARYWFMQGREVRNQNGFDCQGLWIEVEVEKELGFKSKRDIERYGVAEFVKKCKQRVLEFSAVQTEQSIRLGMWTDWNSPTELRKLKEAMETPMRETTYVGTHGPVSGTAEELVGKLGSRELGGSYYTLSDENNYMIWSVLKKLHERGLIYKGHDAMPWCPRCSTGISQHEIVTEGYREITHPSVYLRFPLRGREGRLLLWTTTPWTLTSNVAVAVHPELDYVKVSHKDELLYLSKGTLSTVFPDGGYEVLEELKGAEMLDWSYDGPYDELELPKSLGVPKAHRIISWEEVGETEGTGMVHIAPGAGKEDYELGIKNNLPVVGPLDEYGIFKEGLGELSKTHVYDSPLTIFDNLKDKGFLFRVQDYTHRYPVCWRCGSELVFLHAEEWFINMGRGIDKPFDEITEKEKETNLRYQMMDSAKQARWIPEFGLSRELDWLKNMQDWMISKKRYYGLALPIWTCPDCNWFDVVGSKEDLEQRAISGWEEFNGHSPHKPYLDAVKIRCDKCGGTASRIPDVGNPWLDAGIVAYSTLDYRTDQSYWKKWFPANFITECYIGQFRNWFYSMLAMSTILERKTPFEVVMGHGTVLAEDGRQMHKSWGNAIWFDDAAETMGADTMRWLFCSWKPENDILFGYTGAGDVKRLFFMPLLNIFNFFSIYASLDGWTPEQQPEALTEMDKWILSRLNSLVRHTTKELASYEVFSSCKKTERFVDVLSRWYIRRSRRRFWRSEADDDKRAAYSTLYTCLKTLTLIMAPITPFLTEAIYQRLVRGVESDAPESVHLCSWPEVNEALIDEELMKRMDLTIRVSSMGRAARNTSGIKLRQPLAEAVVVADIESIRTLTSLRIIVKEELNVKSVRFTGKSEALMGLEVKPIYSLLGKKYGRNVQNVAKAIKALGKSEAVKLRDGEVLEITVSREIVEILPEEVKVTPVQVQGYSVVEESGLLVGVRTEITPDLEREGIARDIVRRIQSLRKQADFEIDDNITTFYTGDPFIEKVFKVEEDYIKAETLSIELTKGKFPRGVYREEFDIDGKKLILGLRQV; translated from the coding sequence ATGATATTTAAGCAGTTAGATAGCAAGGTGGATTTAGCATCCATGGACAGGGAAGTCATGGATTTCTGGAACTCGAACAGAATCTACGAGAAGAGGGTTGCCACTCAGGCTGGGAGACAGCCCTGGACCTTCATCGATGGTCCCATAACTGCGAACAACCCCATGGGAGTTCACCACGCCTGGGGGCGCACTTACAAGGATCTCTGGGCCCGATACTGGTTCATGCAGGGTCGAGAGGTGAGGAACCAAAATGGCTTTGATTGTCAAGGGCTTTGGATCGAGGTTGAGGTAGAAAAGGAGCTCGGTTTCAAGTCCAAAAGGGACATTGAGAGATACGGCGTCGCGGAGTTTGTGAAGAAGTGTAAGCAAAGAGTGTTAGAATTCTCAGCGGTTCAGACGGAGCAGTCAATCAGGCTCGGGATGTGGACCGACTGGAATAGTCCAACTGAACTCCGGAAACTAAAGGAAGCTATGGAAACCCCAATGAGAGAGACTACATACGTGGGAACCCACGGCCCTGTATCGGGGACCGCAGAGGAGCTCGTCGGTAAGCTGGGTTCTCGAGAGTTAGGAGGGAGTTACTATACCCTCAGCGACGAGAATAACTATATGATCTGGAGCGTCCTTAAGAAGCTTCACGAGAGAGGACTCATCTACAAAGGACACGACGCGATGCCGTGGTGCCCACGATGCAGCACTGGAATTAGCCAGCACGAGATCGTGACCGAGGGATACCGAGAAATCACTCACCCTAGCGTCTACCTCAGATTCCCATTAAGAGGGCGTGAGGGGAGGCTCTTGCTCTGGACAACTACCCCCTGGACTCTTACATCCAACGTGGCGGTTGCCGTCCACCCAGAGCTTGACTACGTAAAAGTAAGCCACAAGGATGAGCTTCTCTATCTTTCCAAAGGGACATTATCCACAGTTTTCCCTGACGGGGGATACGAGGTCCTAGAAGAGCTCAAGGGAGCGGAGATGCTGGACTGGAGCTACGATGGACCATACGACGAGTTGGAACTGCCAAAGAGTCTCGGGGTCCCTAAGGCCCATAGGATCATCTCCTGGGAAGAAGTGGGAGAAACTGAGGGAACTGGGATGGTTCACATCGCCCCAGGGGCCGGCAAGGAAGACTATGAGTTAGGGATTAAAAACAATCTCCCTGTGGTGGGGCCACTAGATGAGTACGGCATTTTCAAAGAAGGGCTCGGAGAGCTCTCCAAAACCCATGTATACGACTCACCCCTGACAATCTTCGACAACTTAAAGGATAAGGGATTTCTGTTCAGAGTCCAGGACTATACTCACAGATATCCCGTCTGCTGGAGGTGCGGTAGCGAGCTAGTCTTTCTCCATGCCGAGGAGTGGTTCATCAACATGGGTCGAGGCATCGATAAGCCCTTTGATGAGATCACCGAAAAGGAGAAGGAGACAAATCTCAGGTATCAGATGATGGATTCCGCAAAACAGGCTCGGTGGATACCCGAATTCGGCCTCTCTAGGGAGTTAGATTGGCTCAAGAACATGCAAGACTGGATGATCTCTAAAAAGCGCTACTATGGTCTTGCCCTTCCCATCTGGACCTGCCCCGACTGTAACTGGTTTGACGTAGTGGGGAGCAAGGAAGATCTAGAGCAGAGAGCCATAAGTGGCTGGGAAGAATTCAACGGTCACAGCCCCCACAAACCCTACCTAGATGCCGTCAAAATACGTTGTGATAAATGCGGTGGCACAGCGAGCCGTATCCCTGACGTTGGGAACCCCTGGCTTGACGCCGGTATAGTCGCATACTCTACACTAGACTATAGGACCGATCAATCATACTGGAAAAAGTGGTTCCCCGCCAATTTCATTACAGAGTGCTATATAGGCCAGTTTAGGAACTGGTTCTACTCTATGCTCGCAATGAGCACCATTCTAGAGCGTAAGACCCCCTTCGAGGTAGTTATGGGCCACGGTACGGTTCTAGCAGAGGACGGACGCCAGATGCACAAGAGCTGGGGTAACGCGATTTGGTTCGACGATGCAGCGGAGACAATGGGGGCCGACACTATGAGGTGGCTCTTCTGCAGTTGGAAGCCTGAGAACGATATTCTCTTTGGGTATACAGGAGCAGGGGATGTGAAGCGCCTCTTTTTCATGCCTCTGCTGAATATCTTCAACTTCTTCAGCATCTACGCATCCCTTGACGGATGGACTCCAGAGCAGCAGCCCGAAGCCCTTACTGAGATGGACAAGTGGATACTATCAAGGCTAAACTCCTTGGTGAGGCACACTACAAAAGAGCTAGCTAGTTATGAAGTCTTTTCCAGCTGCAAGAAGACCGAAAGGTTCGTTGACGTCCTCAGCCGATGGTATATCAGGAGGAGTAGACGGAGGTTCTGGAGGAGCGAGGCTGATGATGACAAGCGGGCAGCATATTCCACTCTATACACTTGCCTCAAGACGCTGACCCTGATCATGGCCCCCATCACTCCGTTCCTCACAGAGGCGATCTATCAAAGGCTGGTACGAGGAGTCGAGTCTGATGCCCCTGAGAGCGTCCACCTCTGCTCATGGCCTGAGGTCAATGAAGCCCTTATCGATGAGGAGCTCATGAAGAGGATGGACCTTACTATTAGAGTTAGCAGCATGGGCCGTGCCGCCCGAAACACCAGCGGCATTAAACTCCGCCAGCCACTAGCAGAAGCGGTTGTCGTGGCCGATATTGAATCCATTAGGACCCTTACTAGCCTAAGAATCATCGTTAAGGAAGAACTTAACGTCAAATCAGTGAGGTTCACAGGTAAGAGCGAGGCGCTAATGGGCCTTGAGGTGAAACCCATCTACTCTCTGCTTGGGAAAAAGTATGGTAGAAACGTTCAAAATGTCGCAAAGGCGATAAAGGCATTGGGCAAGTCCGAGGCCGTTAAACTCCGGGACGGCGAAGTATTGGAAATCACCGTCTCCAGAGAAATAGTGGAGATCCTTCCGGAGGAAGTAAAAGTGACCCCCGTTCAAGTTCAGGGATACTCAGTGGTTGAGGAGTCAGGGCTTCTAGTAGGCGTGAGGACTGAAATTACCCCGGATCTAGAGAGGGAAGGAATCGCCCGGGATATTGTCCGGAGGATCCAATCCTTGAGGAAACAGGCCGACTTTGAGATCGATGATAACATCACAACCTTCTACACCGGAGATCCCTTCATTGAGAAGGTATTCAAAGTTGAAGAGGATTACATTAAGGCAGAAACTCTTTCTATAGAGCTTACTAAGGGCAAGTTCCCAAGAGGCGTTTACAGAGAAGAATTTGACATAGATGGAAAAAAACTTATCCTTGGTCTTCGACAGGTCTGA
- a CDS encoding nucleotide sugar dehydrogenase: MEIVIVGMGYVGIPVAALFADVDGFNVTGVQRRSKRSGWKIDHLNNGKNPIEGEEPGLADLIKRVVEKGAFRATDDTSVYGEADAILIAVQTPVDENQLPRYESLRQVSHEIGSQLKKGTLVILESTVAPGTSENVVKPILEEQSGMKAGVDFNLIFSYERVMLGRLIHNLTKLDRIIGGITPECTRRGIELYSHIVDAKLHATDSLTAEVSKVTENTYRDVNIAFANEIAIICESLGVDVHEVRRHVNSLPHIPGDPGKNPLRTMHIPGAGVGGHCLPKDPWLLKYGLDTYGNFSFDPRLIIESRRINNSMPSHMVELIKEALSKKGINIEDAKVTLLGVAFLPNSDDTRNTPTYSLYNLLKVLCAEVIAHDPYVKEYENLEISNDLEATINGSDAIVLVTRHEEYKELSPTLLRAKMRTPVIVDGRNNFNRKTYLEAGFAFLGVGIPRE; this comes from the coding sequence GTGGAAATCGTTATAGTCGGCATGGGGTACGTGGGCATACCAGTAGCCGCCCTCTTCGCAGACGTCGATGGGTTCAACGTCACTGGGGTACAGCGGAGGTCCAAACGGTCGGGGTGGAAGATCGATCACCTCAACAACGGTAAAAACCCCATAGAAGGTGAGGAACCAGGACTCGCAGACCTCATCAAGAGGGTCGTGGAGAAGGGGGCGTTCAGAGCCACCGATGATACATCGGTCTACGGTGAAGCAGACGCCATTCTCATTGCCGTACAGACACCAGTTGACGAGAACCAACTTCCACGGTACGAGTCTTTAAGACAGGTCTCCCATGAAATTGGAAGTCAGTTGAAAAAAGGGACCCTCGTGATCTTGGAGTCTACTGTTGCTCCTGGGACCTCCGAGAATGTCGTTAAACCAATCCTTGAGGAGCAGTCCGGGATGAAGGCAGGAGTGGATTTCAACCTCATCTTCTCCTATGAGCGGGTTATGTTAGGCCGCCTCATCCATAACCTCACTAAATTAGACAGGATCATCGGGGGAATCACCCCCGAGTGTACAAGGAGAGGCATAGAGCTCTATTCTCATATCGTGGATGCCAAACTCCATGCAACTGATAGCCTCACGGCAGAGGTATCCAAGGTGACAGAGAATACGTACAGGGATGTCAACATAGCCTTTGCCAACGAGATAGCTATTATCTGCGAGAGTCTAGGCGTTGACGTCCATGAGGTTAGACGCCATGTAAACTCCCTCCCACATATCCCTGGAGATCCCGGGAAAAACCCCCTCAGAACTATGCACATACCCGGAGCCGGTGTTGGGGGGCACTGTCTCCCAAAGGACCCATGGCTCCTCAAGTACGGTCTCGATACGTATGGCAATTTTAGTTTTGATCCTAGGCTGATAATAGAGAGCCGGCGCATTAACAATTCCATGCCGAGCCATATGGTAGAGCTCATTAAGGAGGCATTGAGCAAAAAGGGCATCAATATAGAGGACGCCAAGGTTACCCTCTTAGGGGTGGCATTTCTTCCCAACTCAGATGACACCCGGAATACTCCGACATATTCCCTTTATAATCTACTCAAAGTGCTCTGTGCGGAAGTAATAGCCCATGATCCCTACGTCAAGGAGTATGAAAATCTAGAGATTAGCAATGATTTAGAGGCGACTATTAACGGCAGTGACGCCATTGTCCTTGTTACACGACATGAGGAGTACAAAGAATTGTCCCCGACATTATTGAGGGCAAAGATGAGGACCCCCGTTATAGTCGACGGACGCAACAATTTCAATCGGAAAACGTATCTCGAGGCAGGCTTTGCTTTTCTAGGGGTAGGGATCCCACGAGAATAA